From the genome of Egibacteraceae bacterium, one region includes:
- a CDS encoding PDZ domain-containing protein: MRSTRAARLVENVIQTDAALHPGNSGGALADSRGNVVGINTAVVGPGAGQGLGLAVPVDSTTRGIIGALLRDGRAGRAYLGVAGGARPLPPRAAAATGRRTGLEVLSVVAGSPAADAGLRPEDLIVALDGAGVGDVGDLQRLLDGERIDRPVALQVWRGGAERILQARPSELPDD; encoded by the coding sequence GTGCGCTCCACGCGGGCGGCCCGCCTCGTGGAGAACGTCATCCAGACCGACGCGGCGCTGCACCCGGGCAACTCCGGCGGTGCGCTCGCCGACAGCCGCGGGAACGTCGTCGGGATCAACACCGCGGTGGTCGGCCCGGGAGCCGGGCAGGGCCTCGGCCTCGCGGTGCCGGTCGACAGCACCACGCGCGGGATCATCGGCGCCCTCCTGCGCGACGGGCGCGCCGGCAGGGCCTACCTCGGGGTGGCCGGCGGCGCGCGCCCGCTGCCGCCGAGGGCCGCGGCGGCGACGGGACGGCGCACGGGTCTCGAAGTGCTGTCCGTCGTGGCCGGCAGCCCCGCCGCGGACGCCGGCCTGCGGCCGGAGGACCTCATCGTCGCCCTCGACGGCGCGGGCGTCGGCGACGTCGGGGACCTCCAGCGCCTCCTCGACGGTGAGCGGATCGACCGGCCGGTCGCGCTGCAGGTGTGGCGCGGCGGGGCGGAGCGGATCCTGCAGGCGCGTCCGAGCGAGCTGCCCGACGATTGA
- a CDS encoding trypsin-like peptidase domain-containing protein — MDAIEQVESAVRRAAAQVGPAVVGVGPRPGSGSTGVVVGEGRVLTNAHNVTGREMTVTFADGRSATAQLAAADVDGDIAVLTVDTGAAPGVVWSETATAVGTAVIALANPGGRGLRTTFGLVSATEQAFSGPRGRRITGSIEHTAPLARGSSGGPLLDVAGRFVGLNTNRLRGGFYLALPAHADLRDRVDALGRGQAPRRVRLGLALAPPEVARRLRESVGLAARDGLLVRGVEDNSPADRAGLRRGDLLVEAAGQPVSTSQALFTVLDGLDATDALSLTIVRGNEEIAVSVPFTATREEGSA, encoded by the coding sequence ATGGACGCCATCGAGCAGGTCGAGTCGGCGGTTCGGCGTGCCGCGGCCCAGGTGGGTCCCGCCGTGGTCGGTGTGGGGCCACGACCGGGGTCGGGTTCCACCGGGGTGGTGGTCGGCGAGGGGCGCGTCCTCACGAACGCGCACAACGTGACCGGGCGGGAGATGACCGTGACGTTCGCCGACGGGCGCAGCGCCACGGCGCAGCTCGCGGCCGCCGACGTCGACGGGGACATCGCGGTCCTCACCGTGGACACCGGCGCGGCCCCGGGCGTCGTCTGGTCGGAGACCGCGACGGCGGTCGGGACCGCGGTGATCGCCCTGGCGAACCCGGGAGGGCGGGGCCTGCGGACGACCTTCGGGCTCGTGTCGGCGACCGAACAGGCCTTCTCGGGGCCGCGGGGGAGGCGGATCACCGGCAGCATCGAGCACACCGCCCCGCTCGCTCGCGGCTCCTCGGGGGGGCCGCTGCTCGACGTGGCCGGACGGTTCGTCGGGCTGAACACCAACCGCCTGCGGGGTGGGTTCTACCTGGCCCTGCCCGCGCACGCCGACCTTCGGGACCGGGTGGACGCGCTCGGCCGGGGACAGGCTCCCCGGCGGGTGCGGCTCGGGCTCGCGCTCGCGCCGCCCGAGGTCGCGCGACGCCTCCGGGAGTCCGTCGGCCTGGCGGCGCGCGACGGGCTGCTCGTACGGGGCGTGGAGGACAACAGCCCCGCCGACCGTGCGGGGCTGCGCCGAGGCGACCTGCTCGTCGAGGCCGCCGGGCAGCCCGTGTCGACGAGCCAGGCGCTGTTCACCGTCCTCGACGGGCTCGACGCCACCGACGCGCTCTCGCTCACCATCGTGCGCGGCAACGAGGAGATCGCCGTGAGCGTGCCGTTCACCGCGACCCGGGAGGAGGGCTCGGCGTGA
- a CDS encoding helix-turn-helix domain-containing protein translates to MTTASPLSAALARVGDRWSLLIVDALLDGPRRFNELQEAVEGIAPNILSRRLSDLERQGVLSTTPYTTRPLRVTYELTAAGEELASALRLLAQWGSAYAGEASAIRHEACGTPVQARWHCPTCGRTLEDGEASDLSYV, encoded by the coding sequence ATGACGACCGCCTCGCCCCTGTCCGCCGCCCTTGCCCGCGTCGGCGACCGCTGGAGCCTGCTCATCGTCGACGCGCTGCTCGACGGGCCGCGCCGCTTCAACGAGCTGCAGGAGGCGGTCGAGGGCATCGCGCCGAACATCTTGTCGCGGCGGCTCTCGGACCTCGAGCGGCAGGGCGTGCTGTCCACCACCCCCTACACGACGCGACCGCTGCGCGTCACCTACGAGCTCACCGCCGCCGGTGAGGAGCTCGCGAGCGCGCTGCGCCTGCTCGCGCAGTGGGGCAGCGCCTACGCCGGCGAGGCGTCGGCGATCCGCCACGAGGCGTGCGGCACCCCGGTTCAGGCCCGCTGGCACTGCCCGACGTGCGGGCGGACGCTCGAGGACGGGGAGGCGAGCGACCTCAGCTACGTCTGA